In the genome of Humidesulfovibrio mexicanus, one region contains:
- a CDS encoding CHASE domain-containing protein, with product MTAIGWHNASTLTDTLARARFSGRTKEISLAIEDRLSTYEMALRGGRAMFAALGQPSRAQWRGYVAKLNIAQHYPGIQGIGYTILVPPSDLRRHEKTVRAEGFPEYAVHPPGRRDIYTAILYLEPFDTRNQKAFGYDMFSEPVRRTAMERARDTGDPAATGRVTLVQETDADVQAGFLLYMPHYEPGVPVFTVEERRAALRGYVYSPFRVNDFMRGVLGKTLPGLGLEIYDGSAATEDALLFRSENHGSLRDSGRTPMFELRREVMTYGRPWTLVFRSLPEFEATVDRSVPRMVLAGGICISLLLALFVQSLLGTRARALSLAEAMTFELRESEARLAAVLENAVDAIFTVGGDGLIRSANAAACRIFGYAQEELVGRNVSLLMAEPFRSQHDGYLARYLRTGEPHVLGKGGREVQGLRKDGSSIPLELTVGGMVIGGENLFTGIVRDVSERAQARQKLEQANAALAKNEQFLKSITNNIPGMVGYWNADLSCGFANDAYLLWIGKPLHEVIGKSLPDLLGPEAFSQYERQVRGVLRGEPQHFERELVNADGDHRHALAHYIPDGEPSDVRGFFVLVNDITELKRAQVQLEERQQRLQADLEAAAEIQRSLLPKEGTCSLGLEWDYRFMPSATIGGDIFNVVCLGPQHTGLYMVDVSGHGVPAALVSVSVAQELSLAGNMLMDTLTQQPRSPETVLRLLDEAFPIERFDKFFSMFYMVYETRGGMLAYCNAGHPAPMLLRSDGRTELLEDGGTLVGMGMGNTYALGRAVIGDGDLLLIYTDGVTELENPDGEQFGEVRLWEVFSECVGWTPQLVLDRTVGTLQAHADGRPPDDDISIMCVRFTAI from the coding sequence TTGACCGCGATCGGGTGGCACAACGCCTCGACCCTGACCGACACGCTCGCCAGGGCGCGTTTTTCGGGCAGGACGAAGGAAATAAGCCTGGCCATAGAGGACCGTCTTTCCACCTACGAAATGGCCCTTCGCGGGGGGCGGGCGATGTTCGCCGCACTCGGCCAGCCCAGCCGCGCCCAATGGCGCGGTTACGTGGCCAAGCTCAACATCGCGCAGCATTATCCCGGCATCCAGGGAATCGGCTACACGATTCTGGTGCCCCCCTCCGACCTGCGGCGGCACGAAAAGACCGTGCGGGCCGAGGGATTTCCCGAATACGCAGTGCATCCACCGGGACGGCGCGACATCTATACCGCCATCCTCTACCTGGAGCCCTTCGACACGCGGAACCAGAAGGCGTTCGGCTACGACATGTTCAGCGAGCCGGTGCGCCGGACGGCCATGGAGCGGGCGCGCGACACCGGGGATCCTGCGGCCACGGGAAGGGTGACCCTGGTGCAGGAGACCGATGCGGACGTGCAGGCCGGGTTTCTGCTGTACATGCCCCACTATGAACCGGGTGTCCCCGTGTTCACCGTGGAAGAGCGGCGTGCCGCCTTGCGCGGCTACGTGTACAGTCCCTTCCGCGTAAACGACTTCATGCGGGGCGTTCTTGGCAAGACCCTTCCCGGCTTGGGGCTGGAGATATACGACGGCAGTGCCGCCACCGAAGACGCGCTGTTGTTCCGCAGCGAGAACCACGGCTCCTTGCGGGACAGCGGCCGTACTCCGATGTTCGAGTTGCGGCGCGAGGTGATGACCTATGGCAGACCGTGGACCCTGGTGTTCCGTTCCCTGCCGGAGTTCGAGGCCACGGTGGACCGCTCTGTGCCGCGCATGGTCCTGGCGGGCGGCATCTGCATCAGCCTGCTGCTCGCGCTGTTCGTGCAGTCCCTGCTGGGCACCAGGGCGCGGGCGCTTTCCCTGGCGGAGGCCATGACATTTGAGCTGCGCGAGAGCGAAGCCCGCTTGGCCGCCGTGCTGGAGAACGCGGTGGACGCCATCTTCACCGTGGGCGGAGACGGCCTGATCCGCTCGGCCAACGCGGCGGCCTGCCGGATTTTTGGCTACGCCCAGGAGGAGCTGGTTGGCCGGAACGTTTCGCTGCTTATGGCCGAACCCTTTCGCAGCCAGCACGATGGCTATCTTGCCCGCTATCTGCGCACCGGTGAGCCGCATGTCCTGGGCAAGGGGGGACGCGAAGTGCAGGGCCTGCGGAAGGACGGGTCAAGCATCCCCCTGGAGCTGACCGTGGGCGGCATGGTCATCGGCGGGGAGAATCTGTTTACGGGCATTGTGCGGGATGTTTCCGAGCGCGCGCAGGCCCGCCAGAAGCTGGAGCAGGCCAACGCGGCCCTGGCCAAGAACGAACAGTTTCTCAAGTCCATCACCAACAACATCCCCGGCATGGTGGGTTACTGGAACGCCGACCTGAGCTGCGGATTCGCCAACGACGCCTACCTGCTATGGATCGGCAAACCCCTGCACGAGGTCATCGGCAAGAGCTTGCCGGACCTGCTCGGGCCTGAAGCCTTCTCGCAATACGAGCGTCAGGTCCGCGGCGTTTTGCGCGGCGAACCCCAGCACTTCGAGCGCGAACTGGTCAATGCCGATGGCGATCATCGCCACGCCCTGGCGCACTACATCCCGGATGGGGAACCTTCGGATGTGCGCGGGTTCTTTGTGCTGGTGAACGACATTACCGAATTGAAGCGCGCGCAGGTGCAACTGGAGGAACGCCAGCAACGCCTGCAGGCGGACCTGGAGGCCGCCGCGGAGATACAGCGCAGCCTGCTGCCCAAGGAGGGCACATGCAGCCTGGGCCTGGAGTGGGACTATCGTTTCATGCCCAGCGCCACCATCGGCGGCGACATCTTCAACGTGGTCTGCCTGGGACCGCAGCACACCGGCCTGTACATGGTGGACGTGAGCGGCCATGGCGTGCCTGCGGCCCTTGTCTCCGTTTCCGTCGCCCAGGAGCTGTCGCTGGCCGGAAACATGCTTATGGATACGCTCACGCAGCAGCCCCGCTCTCCGGAAACCGTGCTGCGCCTGCTGGACGAGGCCTTCCCCATTGAACGCTTCGATAAGTTTTTCAGCATGTTCTACATGGTCTACGAGACCAGGGGCGGCATGTTGGCCTACTGCAACGCCGGGCATCCTGCTCCCATGTTGTTGCGGTCCGATGGCCGCACCGAATTGCTTGAGGATGGCGGCACCCTGGTGGGCATGGGCATGGGGAACACCTATGCGCTTGGCCGGGCCGTCATCGGCGATGGCGACCTGCTCTTGATCTACACCGATGGCGTTACGGAGTTGGAGAACCCGGACGGCGAGCAGTTCGGCGAGGTCAGGCTTTGGGAGGTGTTCTCCGAATGCGTGGGGTGGACGCCGCAGCTGGTGCTCGACCGCACCGTCGGCACGCTCCAGGCGCACGCCGATGGCCGCCCGCCCGACGACGACATCTCCATCATGTGCGTGCGCTTCACGGCAATCTGA
- a CDS encoding caspase family protein — translation MPIAARLLLVPCILALLATPSMAERRVALVIGNGAYKDAPLKNPTNDARDMAAELQKLGFEVMLRENATLRQMEDALDQFWASIRQGGTGLFFFAGHGLQVKGVNYLVPVDARILVEQDVRSACLDANRVLGRMENAGNGLNILLLDACRNNPFARSWRSADAGLAKMDAPTGTLIGYATAPDSVAADGTGRNGVYTRHLLEQMRAPGQSIEAMLKRVRIGVLRDTDRRQTPWESSSLTGDFFFNPQDAPASQLAPLPATPEFDAKARKKRLAEEAARLKLEKEQLAQMQALQAEQERLEAERQKVEQAKLLAMAPRPKQPIKGVQTPTASSHAAQFAQLARAGQANAREHFQRAIQGNPDDAEARAGLAIALVFAEQDADAAYQVKRLSESSAQTPGVRLAQALLAGMARKPETPHLFALAAEAGADRALVLLCQATAAERSLQYEEGLARLQNYAALVPEGQRSPNHQLLAQAMDVKNRLAGRYAIAWGQKESPSPMVIEFAVKDGVLVGTAGGAGEHMRLVSITNILLQGNALSFQCDFRVGLLFLGGSGLTYKYSAELGRDLSAIRVKVDSGQGRGGMDWLVRLPDAR, via the coding sequence ATGCCCATCGCCGCCCGTCTGCTGCTCGTCCCCTGCATTCTCGCCCTGCTTGCAACCCCGTCCATGGCCGAGCGCCGTGTCGCTCTGGTCATCGGCAACGGCGCGTACAAGGACGCCCCCCTCAAAAATCCGACCAACGATGCGCGAGACATGGCGGCAGAGCTCCAAAAACTGGGCTTCGAGGTCATGCTTCGGGAAAACGCCACCCTGCGCCAAATGGAGGACGCGCTGGACCAGTTCTGGGCCAGCATCCGACAAGGCGGCACAGGGCTTTTCTTCTTCGCGGGGCATGGGCTGCAGGTGAAGGGCGTCAACTATCTGGTTCCGGTGGATGCACGCATTCTTGTGGAGCAGGATGTGCGAAGCGCGTGCCTGGACGCCAACCGGGTTTTGGGCCGCATGGAAAACGCCGGCAATGGGCTGAACATCCTGCTCCTTGACGCCTGCCGCAACAACCCCTTCGCCCGCTCCTGGCGCAGCGCGGACGCGGGCCTGGCCAAAATGGACGCGCCCACGGGCACGCTCATCGGCTACGCAACAGCGCCAGATTCCGTAGCAGCGGACGGCACGGGCAGAAACGGCGTATACACCAGGCACTTGCTGGAGCAGATGCGCGCGCCCGGGCAAAGCATTGAAGCCATGCTCAAGCGGGTGCGCATCGGTGTGCTCCGCGATACGGATCGGCGGCAGACGCCTTGGGAGTCCTCAAGCCTCACCGGAGATTTTTTTTTCAACCCGCAGGACGCGCCCGCATCCCAGCTCGCGCCGCTCCCCGCAACGCCGGAATTCGACGCCAAAGCCCGGAAAAAACGCTTGGCCGAAGAGGCGGCGCGCCTCAAGCTGGAAAAGGAACAGCTGGCCCAAATGCAGGCCCTCCAGGCCGAACAGGAGCGCCTGGAGGCTGAGCGGCAAAAGGTGGAGCAAGCCAAGCTGCTGGCCATGGCCCCCCGCCCCAAGCAGCCCATCAAGGGCGTCCAGACGCCGACCGCTTCTTCCCATGCGGCGCAATTCGCACAATTGGCCCGCGCCGGTCAGGCCAATGCGCGGGAGCATTTTCAGCGCGCCATACAGGGCAATCCCGACGATGCCGAAGCACGCGCAGGACTAGCCATCGCACTGGTGTTCGCCGAGCAGGACGCCGATGCCGCCTATCAGGTCAAGCGGCTCTCGGAATCCAGCGCGCAGACGCCGGGAGTTCGGCTTGCCCAAGCTCTCCTGGCGGGGATGGCGCGCAAGCCCGAAACCCCGCATCTGTTCGCCCTGGCTGCCGAGGCCGGGGCGGACCGCGCCTTGGTGCTGCTTTGCCAGGCCACTGCGGCGGAACGCAGCCTGCAATATGAAGAAGGGCTTGCACGGCTGCAAAACTACGCCGCCCTGGTGCCAGAAGGCCAGCGAAGTCCAAATCACCAGTTGCTGGCCCAGGCCATGGACGTGAAGAATCGTCTCGCGGGGCGGTACGCCATCGCCTGGGGACAAAAGGAATCTCCAAGCCCCATGGTCATTGAGTTCGCCGTCAAAGACGGGGTTCTGGTGGGGACTGCGGGCGGCGCCGGTGAGCACATGCGGCTCGTGAGCATCACCAACATCCTGCTCCAGGGAAACGCCCTGAGTTTTCAATGCGACTTCCGGGTCGGGCTGCTCTTTCTCGGCGGCTCCGGACTCACCTATAAATACAGCGCCGAACTTGGAAGAGACCTGTCGGCAATCCGCGTGAAGGTGGACTCCGGTCAGGGCAGGGGCGGCATGGACTGGCTGGTGCGGCTGCCCGACGCACGCTGA